A single genomic interval of Cucumis sativus cultivar 9930 chromosome 5, Cucumber_9930_V3, whole genome shotgun sequence harbors:
- the LOC101219575 gene encoding uncharacterized protein LOC101219575: MASTDSSNWTLISNPPLQKPKSLLLKDYLLDDFSSCSSNGFRSFPRRQCCSTTVRFLLEIDLKVKDSSVTKRFLPRTTSRKIALSTISTLQRASDAVLRAFKQFPLPSSRKSFFPRSISRKLISKAFRKKSDIVDPNINKRWKSFKEFLDEKEPPSSSSFEENHSDSAVCTAIAVAGRNSISSCSNSISWTESEFTSEIIPSSCSGNSESCSENDAVKDDKDSPGNLIGKRDGVTFGKDSMEETTTAPTSVAAATSADDYREDTVKQWQNEEEKEQFSPVSVLDFPFEDEDQDISSSFNCNVHLMEGKKQKQRDQKTKRLEKGTELEPVDLKKRFTNISVIGDQDHFTLITKKEHQMEEKALEFLKLLKSTTESTENLLLDFFHQKLDEHEATSTNSDFDQPQLLKFAQDWIDGNAGELTVMGRWELPEERNFYIKDMEVGDKWRSFGGDKEELVAEFEGEVWISLLNDLLIDLSL, encoded by the exons ATGGCGTCCACTGATTCTTCCAACTGGACTCTCATTTCCAACCCTCCACTTCAAAAACCTAAATCCTTATTGCTCAAGGATTATCTTCTCGACGATTTCAGCTCATGCTCTTCCAATGGCTTTCGATCATTTCCCCGCCGCCAATGCTGCTCTACAACCGTCCGATTCCTCCTCGAAATCGATCTCAAAGTTAAAGATTCTTCCGTTACTAAAAGATTCCTTCCTCGAACAACTTCCAGAAAAATCGCTCTCTCTACCATCTCCACTTTGCAGAGAGCCTCCGATGCTGTTCTTAGAGCCTTCAAGCAATTTCCCTTACCTTCTTCACGTAAATCGTTTTTTCCTAGGAGCATTTCGCGGAAACTGATTTCGAAAGCGTTCCGGAAGAAGTCGGATATCGTCGATCCAAACATTAATAAGCGGTGGAAATCGTTTAAGGAATTTCTTGATGAGAAAGAACCACCATCGTCGTCATCGTTTGAAGAGAATCACTCCGACTCTGCCGTGTGTACCGCCATTGCTGTTGCTGGAAGAAACTCGATTAGTAGTTGTAGTAATAGTATCAGTTGGACAGAGAGTGAATTTACATCGGAGATTATCCCCTCGTCTTGTAGCGGTAATTCCGAGAGTTGCAGCGAAAACGACGCCGTTAAGGATGATAAGGATTCACCAGGTAATCTCATTGGCAAAAGAGACGGCGTAACGTTCGGAAAAGATTCCATGGAGGAAACAACTACCGCTCCGACCTCCGTCGCCGCCGCCACTAGCGCCGACGATTACCGGGAGGATACCGTTAAG CAATGgcaaaatgaagaagaaaaggaacaaTTCAGTCCAGTTTCAGTGCTGGACTTTCcctttgaagatgaagatcaaGACATTTCCTCGTCGTTCAATTGCAATGTTCACCTCATGGAAG GTAAGAAGCAAAAACAAAGAGATCAGAAGACGAAGAGATTGGAGAAAGGAACCGAATTGGAGCCTGTAGACTTAAAGAAACGATTCACAAACATAAGTGTTATTGGTGATCAAGATCATTTCACtttaataaccaaaaaagaacatcaaatggaagaaaaggCTTTGGAGTTTCTAAAGCTTCTCAAATCCACAACCGAATCAACAGAGAATCTGCTTCTTGATTTCTTTCATCAGAAACTCGATGAACATGAAGCAACTTCAACTAATTCAGATTTTGATCAACCACAGCTTTTGAAATTCGCCCAAGATTGGATCGATGGAAACGCCGGGGAATTGACGGTAATGGGAAGATGGGAGTTACCAGAGGAACGGAATTTCTACATTAAAGATATGGAAGTGGGCGATAAATGGAGAAGTTTTGGCGGAGATAAGGAGGAGTTAGTGGCGGAGTTTGAAGGTGAGGTTTGGATATCTTTGCTTAATGACCTTTTGATTGACCTCTCTCTATAG
- the LOC101205350 gene encoding calcium-dependent protein kinase 26: MDLAETESDQIGQSIQFYNCFKVSSLSETILETTQVGNLKDRYVLGERLGWGQFGVIRSCSDRMTGEMLACKSIAKDRLMTVDDVRSVKLEIEIMSRLSGHPNVVNLKAVYEEEECVHLLMELCAGGELFHQLEKHGRFSESDARVVFKHLIQVVKYCHENGVVHRDLKPENILLATTSSSSPIKLADFGLATYIKPGQNLHGTVGSPFYIAPEVLAGGYNQAADVWSAGVILYILLSGMPPFWGKTKSRIFEAVRAAELRFPSNLWDHVSTSAKDLISRMLCMDPSKRLTAKEVLGHSWMKDAAQASQEQEKQDARDCRRVEMGMSSSPAPFIVRNRDFSFSDGTPVICEDQMGHSPVFTCKSSFSSFLLDNVGTPSSVPGGFSFSSCVELDTATEFSSPIPKLPSFTFFSPCSSTVDQVNSSMRFKANLSLSETLHEEPIKRKLSLLLEPTIPAKYRFGEMEWKETRKGGPGGSRGTNIPSKRNHTIGLGELDQLNLIVTESVIRWASCTHIPTTPSLRLSLVC; the protein is encoded by the exons ATGGACCTAGCTGAAACTGAAAGTGACCAGATTGGGCAATCTATACAATTCTACAACTGTTTCAAAGTTTCAAGCCTCAGtgaaacaattttagaaaccACGCAAGTTGGAAATTTAAAAGATCGGTACGTTTTGGGGGAACGACTAGGTTGGGGACAATTTGGCGTGATTCGATCATGTTCTGATAGGATGACTGGCGAGATGTTGGCTTGCAAGTCCATTGCCAAGGATAGATTAATGACAGTTGATGATGTGCGCAGTGTTAAGCTTGAGATTGAAATAATGTCCCGATTGTCTGGGCATCCAAATGTTGTAAATCTAAAGGCAGTCTATGAGGAGGAAGAATGTGTGCACTTATTAATGGAGTTATGTGCTGGAGGCGAGCTTTTCCACCAGCTTGAGAAGCATGGCAGGTTTTCGGAATCTGATGCTCGGGTTGTTTTCAAGCATCTAATTCAAGTGGTCAAATATTGTCATGAGAATGGTGTTGTTCATAGAGATCTAAAGCCGGAAAACATTCTATTAGCCACAACCTCGTCCTCATCTCCAATTAAGTTGGCAGATTTTGGTCTTGCAACCTATATCAAACCTG GTCAGAATTTGCATGGTACTGTTGGGAGCCCATTTTACATTGCCCCAGAAGTCCTTGCAGGAGGCTATAACCAAGCTGCTGATGTTTGGAGTGCTGGAGTTATTCTTTACATCCTTCTCAGCGGGATGCCACCGTTTTGGGGTAAGACGAAATCAAGAATTTTTGAAGCTGTTAGAGCTGCAGAATTACGTTTTCCTTCTAATCTTTGGGATCACGTGTCAACATCTGCAAAAGACTTGATATCCAGGATGCTTTGCATGGATCCTTCAAAGCGGCTCACTGCTAAGGAGGTTCTAG GTCATTCATGGATGAAAGATGCTGCCCAAGCATCTCAAGAGCAGGAAAAGCAAGATGCTCGCGATTGCAGACGGGTGGAAATGGGCATGAGTTCTTCACCCGCTCCATTCATCGTTAGAAATCGGGATTTTAGCTTCAGTGATGGAACTCCTGTTATTTGTGAGGACCAAATGGGACATTCACCTGTCTTCACATGCAAATCATCGttctcttctttccttttagaCAACGTTGGCACGCCTAGTTCTGTTCCCGGAGGATTTTCTTTCAGCAGTTGCGTTGAGTTAGATACAGCCACTGAGTTTTCATCCCCAATTCCGAAGCTTCCCAGTTTTACTTTCTTCAGTCCATGTTCATCAACAGTTGATCAAGTAAACAGTTCGATGAGATTCAAAGCGAATCTCTCACTGTCAGAAACGCTTCATGaag AACCAATCAAGAGAAAGCTTTCTCTTCTGCTGGAACCTACAATTCCAGCCAAGTACAGGTTTGGAGAAATGGAGTGGAAAGAAACTAGAAAAGGAGGACCGGGTGGATCTAGAGGGACCAACATTCCCAGCAAAAGGAATCATACAATCGGACTTGGCGAGCTCGATCAGCTCAATCTCATCGTGACCGAATCAGTTATACGATGGGCATCGTGCACACATATCCCAACAACTCCATCCCTTAGGCTATCACTTGTCTGTTAA
- the LOC101205107 gene encoding uncharacterized protein LOC101205107, giving the protein MGGTKRSALSDSIPDTYDSVFGNKRILAGSSFDIQRAEPSQRQKTKTPTLDVRRAESSQQHVRALNTQFASWVQSQLANHPDELWEDGIRDYLTHASSIMEKFSDIVEWLKANAVKGESSPSTGSPTAEKKTEIEHKNTDVKLFQGQTNFAPISATTSSATSWTSGAFFNHQTPSIFGLQSSVPANGVSVGQTAVPTSESVDDENDLEQPSSPSVKKSEEKGVVVVHEVKCKLYVKSTDPADKDAWKDKGTGQLSIKCKEGISKGTKESKPTILIRNDVGRLLLNALIYPGIKTNIQKNSIVAIFHTSSEGNTNDNSDKDKVVARTYLIRLKTEDDRNKLATAIQECTPAP; this is encoded by the exons ATGGGAGGAACTAAGCGCTCTGCCTTATCAGACTCGATTCCCGACACTTACGATTCTGTg TTTGGTAACAAAAGAATATTGGCGGGATCCTCATTTGATATTCAGAGGGCAGAACCATCTCAACGACAGAAGACAAAAACACCTACGCTTGATGTGCGCCGGGCGGAGTCATCTCAGCAGCATGTGAGAGCACTTAACACTCAATTCGCAAG TTGGGTGCAGTCACAATTAGCCAATCATCCAGATGAACTTTGGGAAGATGGTATCCGCGATTACTTGACTCATGCCTCAAGTATTATG gaaaaatttAGTGATATTGTTGAGTGGCTCAAAGCAAACGCTGTTAAAGGAGAAAGTTCACCTTCTACCGGATCTCCCACAGCTGAAAAGAAGACAGAAATTGAACACAAGAATACTGATGTAAAACTATTTCAAGGACAAACTAATTTTGCACCTATCAGTGCAACTACTAGCAGTGCAACTTCATGGACCTCTGGGGCATTCTTCAACCATCAAACTCCTAGCATATTTG GATTACAAAGTTCAGTTCCTGCCAATGGTGTTTCTGTTGGCCAGACTGCAGTTCCAACTTCAGAGAGTGTGGATGACG AAAATGACTTGGAGCAGCCAAGCAGCCCATCTGTAAAGAAGTCTGAAGAGAAAGGGGTGGTTGTAGTGCACGAAGTTAAGTGCAAGCTTTATGTGAAG TCCACCGATCCAGCAGATAAAGATGCATGGAAAGACAAAGGCACAGGGCAGCTTTCCATAAAATGCAAGGAGGGTATCAGCAAGGGTACAAAGGAATCCAAACCAACGATTTTAATTCGAAATGAT GTGGGGAGACTGCTTCTGAATGCTTTAATCTATCCAGggatcaaaacaaatattcaaaagaattcCATTGTTGCAATATTCCATACTTCG AGTGAAGGCAATACTAACGATAATAGCGATAAAGATAAAGTTGTGGCACGAACATACTTGATTCGATTAAAAACAGAGGACGATCGGAATAAGCTGGCAACAGCAATTCAAGAATGCACTCCGGCaccttga
- the LOC101204857 gene encoding UDP-galactose/UDP-glucose transporter 2, translating into MKNEDQTRSLFGILLTDRPKWQQFLICTSGFFFGYLVNGVCEEYVYNRLKFSYGWYFTFVQGFVYLALIYLQGFTTKQMVNPWKTYVKLSAVLMGSHGLTKGSLAFLNYPAQIMFKSTKVLPVMIMGAFIPGLRRKYPIHEYISALLLVIGLILFTLADAQTSPNFSILGVVMICGALVMDAFLGNLQEAIFTMNPDTTQTEMLFCSTVVGLPFLVVPMVLTGELFRAWTSCAEHPYVYGVLVFEAMATFVGQVSVLSLIAIFGAATTAMITTARKAVTLLLSYVIFTKPMTEQHGSGLLLIAMGIVLKMLPENKLPSRAAKSSHRVDENHLDKGKEEDEENRPLV; encoded by the exons ATGAAAAACGAGGACCAAACCAGGTCCCTGTTTGGGATTTTGCTCACTGATCGACCTAAATGGCAGCAGTTTCTCATTTGCACTTCTGGGTTTTTCTTTGGCTACCTTGTTAATGGTGTTTGTGAG GAATATGTGTATAATCGTCTTAAATTCAG TTATGGATGGTACTTCACATTTGTGCAAGGATTTGTTTATCTCGCACTTATTTATCTCCAAGGTTTCACCACCAAGCAAATGGTTAACCCATGGAAGACATATGTGAAGCTCTCAGCTGTTCTTATGGGATCTCATGGATTAACCAAGGGCTCCTTGGCTTTTCTGAATTATCCAGCACAAATTATGTTCAAATCTACCAAG GTTCTTCCTGTCATGATAATGGGAGCCTTTATTCCTGGCTTGAGAAGGAAATACCCTATTCATGAGTATATCTCTGCTCTTCTTTTGGTGATTGGATTGATCCTCTTCACCTTAGCAGATGCACAGACTTCTccaaattttagtatattagGTGTTGTTATGATATGTGGTGCTCTTGTCATGGATGCCTTTCTCGGGAACTTGCAGGAAGCCATTTTTACTATGAATCCTGATACTACACAG ACCGAAATGTTATTTTGCTCGACCGTAGTTGGTCTCCCTTTCTTAGTAGTACCGATGGTGTTAACCGGAGAGCTGTTTCGAGCCTGGACTTCCTGTGCTGAA CACCCATATGTTTACGGAGTCTTGGTGTTTGAAGCCATGGCAACATTTGTTGGTCAAGTGTCTGTTTTATCCCTCATTGCCATTTTCGGTGCTGCCACAACCGCTATG ATAACAACTGCAAGAAAAGCAGTCACTCTTCTACTTTCATACGTGATATTTACCAAGCCAATGACAGAACAACATGGAAGTGGACTGCTTCTTATAGCAATGGGAATCGTTCTGAAGATGTTGCCCGAGAACAAATTGCCTTCAAGAGCAGCAAAATCATCACATAGAGTAGATGAAAACCACTTAGATaagggaaaagaagaagatgaagagaataGGCCATTGGTTTAA